From Daucus carota subsp. sativus chromosome 6, DH1 v3.0, whole genome shotgun sequence, the proteins below share one genomic window:
- the LOC108227506 gene encoding sm-like protein LSM1B, whose protein sequence is MSWAGPEDFYLSTSLASYLDKKLLVLLRDGRKLLGILRSFDQFANAVLEGACERVIVGEIYCDIPLGLYIIRGENVVLIGELDLEKDELPPHMTRVSPAEIKRAQKAEREASDLKGTMRKRMEFLDMD, encoded by the exons ATGTCTTGGGCGGGTCCTGAGGATTTCTATCTCTCCACTTCTCTTGCTAGTTATCTTGACA AGAAACTTCTTGTTTTGCTGCGAGACGGGCGAAAACTGCTGGGAATACTCCGTTCTTTTGATCAATTTG CTAATGCTGTCCTTGAAGGAGCATGTGAGCGAGTTATTGTTGGTGAAATATACTGTGACATTCCATTAGGACTTTATATAATTCGTGGGGAGAATGTTGTATTGATTGGTGAATTG GATTTGGAGAAGGACGAGCTTCCCCCGCATATGACTCGCGTTTCACCTGCGGAGATAAAAAGG GCGCAGAAAGCTGAAAGAGAGGCTTCAGATTTAAAGGGCACAATGAGAAAGAGGATGGAATTTCTAGATATGGACTGA
- the LOC108227505 gene encoding exocyst complex component EXO70A1 — protein MEPPAFEAAEKIILRWDSTASEDARDRMIFDGDRYEINSYLQAVDDVQRSMESTTLSDDQSKASTAIQIAMARLEDEFRNILLANANPIEIDALLDINVLNLSQSSHSLRTDSSSGDFTEDNVSGNDECLQDLGAIDQSRRSTSSYRSMLSIRELDLVPMEIVTDLRSIAERMISAGYVRECVQVYGSVRKSVVESSFRRLGIEKLSIGDIQRLEWEVLEVKIRRWIKAAKACVRILFASEKRLTELIFEGLGSNTDDACFMETVKGPAIQLFNFAEAISISRRSPEKLFKILDLHDALLELLSDVEVVFSSKSSESIRIQAEEILSRLAEAARGILSEFENAVLREPSKVPVPGGTVHPLTRYVMNYISLISDYKETLFELIVSKPVTGSRYSEDLTTPDMDFGEVEGQIPLALHLIWIIVILQFNVEGKSKHYRDTSLVHLFVMNNVHYIVQKIKGSPELREMIGDFYLKKLTGKVRQAATSYQRATWVRVLHCLRDEGLHVTGSFSAGVSRSVLRERFKAFNAMFEEVHRTQATWLVLDTQLREELRISISEILIPAYRSFLGRFRTHIESGRHPENYIKYSVEDLENAVLDFFEGNPVSQLSRRRSG, from the coding sequence ATGGAGCCACCGGCGTTCGAAGCCGCCGAGAAAATCATTCTCCGGTGGGACTCCACCGCCTCCGAAGACGCTCGCGACCGCATGATCTTCGACGGCGATCGCTACGAGATCAACTCTTACTTACAAGCCGTCGACGACGTTCAACGCTCTATGGAATCCACGACGCTCTCCGACGATCAATCGAAAGCCAGCACGGCGATCCAGATTGCTATGGCCAGGTTAGAAGATGAGTTTCGTAACATACTCTTAGCGAACGCTAATCCGATTGAAATTGATGCGTTGTTAGATATTAATGTGTTGAATTTGAGTCAGTCTAGTCATTCGTTGCGTACGGATAGTAGTTCTGGTGATTTTACGGAGGATAATGTTAGTGGAAATGATGAGTGTTTACAGGATTTAGGTGCGATTGATCAGAGCCGGAGGAGCACGTCGAGTTATAGATCTATGTTGAGTATTAGGGAACTCGATTTGGTTCCGATGGAGATTGTTACTGATCTGAGGAGTATCGCAGAGAGGATGATTTCGGCTGGATATGTGAGGGAGTGTGTGCAGGTGTATGGGAGTGTGAGGAAGTCTGTGGTGGAATCGAGTTTTCGGAGATTAGGAATTGAGAAGTTGAGTATTGGTGATATTCAGAGGCTGGAGTGGGAGGTGTTGGAGGTGAAGATTAGGCGGTGGATTAAGGCTGCCAAAGCGTGTGTGAGGATATTGTTTGCGAGTGAGAAGAGGTTGACGGAGCTTATATTTGAAGGTTTGGGATCGAATACTGATGATGCTTGTTTTATGGAGACGGTTAAAGGCCCTGCGATTCAGCTGTTTAATTTCGCAGAAGCTATAAGTATTAGTAGGAGATCGCCTGAGAAGTTGTTTAAGATTTTGGATCTTCATGATGCTTTGTTGGAGTTGTTGTCTGATGTTGAGGTTGTGTTTTCTTCGAAATCATCGGAGTCCATTAGGATTCAGGCGGAGGAGATTCTGTCTAGGCTGGCAGAGGCAGCTAGAGGGATATTATCAGAATTTGAGAATGCTGTTCTTCGTGAGCCTTCGAAAGTTCCTGTTCCAGGAGGTACGGTTCATCCTTTGACTAGATATGTCATGAATTATATAAGTTTGATATCTGATTATAAGGAAACTTTATTTGAGTTGATTGTGTCTAAGCCGGTAACTGGGTCTAGATATTCAGAAGATTTAACTACACCTGATATGGATTTTGGGGAAGTGGAGGGGCAAATTCCATTGGCACTTCATTTGATATGGATCATTGTGATTTTGCAATTTAATGTAGAGGGTAAATCTAAGCATTACAGAGATACATCTTTGGTTCATTTGTTTGTCATGAATAATGTGCACTACATTGTTCAGAAGATAAAAGGGTCTCCTGAACTAAGAGAAATGATTGGAGATTTTTATTTGAAGAAATTGACGGGTAAAGTTAGGCAGGCTGCTACTAGCTACCAGAGAGCAACTTGGGTAAGGGTGTTGCACTGTTTGAGAGATGAGGGACTACATGTCACTGGTAGTTTTTCAGCTGGGGTGTCTAGGAGTGTTTTAAGAGAGCGGTTTAAGGCCTTTAATGCAATGTTTGAGGAAGTTCATAGAACTCAGGCTACATGGTTGGTTCTAGATACGCAGCTTCGCGAAGAGCTTCGTATATCCATTTCTGAAATATTAATTCCAGCTTACAGGTCATTTCTTGGTCGTTTCAGGACCCATATAGAAAGTGGGAGGCACCCTGAAAATTACATTAAGTATTCTGTGGAGGATCTTGAAAATGCTGTCTTAGATTTCTTTGAAGGAAACCCTGTGTCCCAACTTTCACGAAGGAGATCTGGTTAA